The Aureispira anguillae genome contains a region encoding:
- the alaS gene encoding alanine--tRNA ligase, giving the protein MMTVKEIRQKFLDFFESKDHKIVPSAPIVNQNDPTLMFMNSGMAQFKDYFLGNQIPSAARIADTQKCLRVSGKHNDLEDVGRDSYHQTMFEMLGNWSFGDYFKEEAIEWAWELLTEVYKMDKDRLYVTIFEGDEKDKVAADEEAFELWQKWVPKDRILRAGKKDNFWEMGAQGPCGPCSEIHIDIRSDEERAKLDGKELVNQDHPLVIEIWNLVFMQFNRLADGSLVPLAKKCIDTGMGLERVCMALQGKESNYDTDVFSPLIQLIEKESGKKYTGSYEKDADVDIAMRVIADHVRAVALVIADGCQPNNTGAGYVVRRVLRRAVRYYYSFLDIKAPFIYKLIPTLSASFAEVFPEVKAQEKMLMDTIKGEEASFLRTLERGLKLFAGLEVNNKEVTGKDAFLLFDTFGFPFDLTRLLAEEKGWTVDEKGFEAALVEQKKRSQKDAQKDVSDWVEILEDPTVEFVGYTEHKTTAKVIKYRKVVAKGKEQYQVVLNKTPFYAEAGGQVGDTGLLWFGDEKIPVIDTKKENNLIVHWVKQLPQQIEVEVVAEINRQKRALTEKNHSVAHLAHAALRQVLGTHVQQKGSFVSPDKMRFDFSHTSKMTEEQIREVEEIVNDKIRANISLVEQANVPIDEARESGAMMLFGEKYGESVRIITFEEGFSKELCGGCHVKSTGEIGWFKLVTETSIASGIRRIEALTGAAAVAYVQDEMAKLSEIRALLKNPKNLAKALQDLLDTNKKLTKELDKMAVLEAQMAKDQLKQSVVKIGGLHFLGTTTSIVSKDGLKQLSNGLSQEFDNLVLVLGGVNKGKALLTVAVDKNVVDNYNLKAGDIIKAVAKEIQGGGGGQPVYATAGGKNPEGLNQAIAAAKELIEAAV; this is encoded by the coding sequence ATGATGACGGTAAAAGAAATTCGCCAAAAGTTTTTGGACTTTTTTGAGAGCAAAGATCACAAGATTGTACCTTCTGCTCCAATTGTAAATCAGAACGACCCCACACTGATGTTTATGAACTCAGGTATGGCTCAGTTCAAAGATTATTTCCTTGGAAACCAAATTCCTTCGGCGGCCCGTATTGCAGATACTCAAAAATGTTTGAGAGTGTCGGGCAAGCATAATGATTTGGAAGATGTAGGGAGAGATAGTTATCACCAAACCATGTTTGAAATGTTAGGAAACTGGTCTTTTGGGGATTACTTTAAAGAGGAAGCTATTGAATGGGCTTGGGAGTTGTTAACCGAAGTCTACAAAATGGACAAAGATCGCTTGTACGTAACGATTTTTGAAGGAGATGAAAAAGACAAAGTGGCAGCGGATGAAGAGGCTTTTGAGTTGTGGCAAAAATGGGTGCCTAAGGATAGAATTTTGAGAGCAGGTAAAAAAGATAACTTTTGGGAAATGGGAGCACAGGGGCCTTGTGGTCCTTGTTCTGAAATTCACATTGATATTCGTTCGGACGAAGAACGTGCTAAGTTGGACGGCAAAGAATTGGTGAATCAAGATCATCCTTTGGTGATTGAGATTTGGAATTTAGTATTTATGCAATTTAACCGCCTAGCAGATGGCTCTTTGGTGCCATTGGCTAAAAAATGCATTGATACTGGAATGGGATTGGAGCGTGTTTGTATGGCATTGCAAGGCAAGGAATCTAATTATGACACGGATGTATTTAGTCCCTTGATTCAATTGATCGAAAAAGAGTCGGGCAAAAAATATACAGGTTCTTATGAAAAGGATGCAGATGTAGATATTGCAATGCGGGTAATTGCCGATCATGTTCGTGCGGTTGCTTTGGTTATTGCAGATGGTTGTCAGCCCAACAATACAGGGGCGGGGTATGTTGTCCGTCGTGTATTGCGTCGTGCAGTACGTTATTATTATAGCTTTTTGGATATTAAAGCTCCTTTTATTTATAAATTAATCCCAACCTTGTCGGCTTCTTTTGCGGAGGTATTTCCTGAAGTAAAGGCGCAGGAAAAAATGTTGATGGATACTATAAAAGGGGAGGAAGCTTCGTTTTTGAGAACCTTGGAGAGAGGCTTGAAATTATTTGCAGGTCTAGAGGTTAACAACAAAGAAGTAACAGGAAAAGATGCCTTTCTTTTATTTGATACTTTTGGTTTTCCTTTTGATTTGACTCGCTTGTTGGCAGAGGAAAAAGGTTGGACGGTTGACGAGAAAGGTTTTGAAGCTGCTTTGGTTGAGCAGAAAAAACGTTCTCAAAAAGACGCTCAAAAGGATGTAAGCGATTGGGTAGAAATTCTGGAAGATCCTACTGTTGAATTTGTGGGCTATACTGAACATAAAACGACTGCCAAAGTTATTAAATACCGCAAGGTAGTTGCAAAAGGAAAAGAGCAGTATCAAGTTGTGCTAAACAAAACGCCTTTTTATGCTGAGGCTGGTGGACAGGTTGGCGATACGGGGCTTTTGTGGTTTGGAGATGAAAAGATTCCAGTAATTGATACCAAGAAGGAGAACAATCTAATTGTACATTGGGTGAAACAATTGCCTCAGCAAATAGAGGTAGAGGTCGTGGCTGAAATTAATCGCCAAAAACGTGCTTTGACCGAAAAGAATCATTCGGTGGCGCATTTGGCACATGCTGCTTTGCGTCAGGTTTTGGGGACGCATGTTCAGCAAAAAGGTTCTTTTGTGTCACCAGATAAAATGCGTTTTGACTTTTCTCACACGAGCAAGATGACAGAAGAGCAAATTCGTGAAGTAGAGGAAATTGTAAACGATAAAATTAGAGCCAATATTAGTTTGGTAGAACAGGCTAATGTGCCAATTGACGAAGCACGTGAGTCTGGTGCAATGATGTTATTTGGCGAAAAATATGGAGAGTCTGTTCGTATCATTACTTTTGAAGAGGGCTTTTCTAAAGAGTTGTGTGGCGGTTGTCATGTTAAATCAACAGGAGAAATTGGTTGGTTTAAGTTGGTAACGGAAACTTCTATTGCGTCAGGAATTCGTCGTATTGAAGCATTAACAGGCGCTGCTGCGGTGGCTTATGTGCAGGACGAAATGGCTAAATTGTCAGAAATTCGTGCTTTGTTGAAAAATCCTAAAAACTTAGCAAAAGCATTGCAAGATTTGTTGGATACCAACAAAAAACTAACCAAGGAATTGGATAAAATGGCAGTTTTAGAGGCGCAAATGGCAAAAGATCAGTTGAAGCAATCTGTGGTTAAAATTGGAGGGCTGCACTTTTTGGGAACAACAACATCTATTGTTTCTAAGGATGGTCTTAAACAATTGAGCAATGGTTTGAGTCAAGAGTTTGATAATTTAGTCTTGGTCTTGGGTGGTGTTAATAAAGGTAAGGCTTTATTAACGGTAGCCGTAGATAAGAATGTAGTGGATAACTACAATCTTAAAGCTGGAGATATTATCAAAGCAGTTGCCAAAGAAATCCAAGGTGGTGGTGGTGGACAGCCTGTTTATGCTACTGCTGGTGGTAAGAACCCTGAGGGGTTAAATCAAGCGATTGCTGCTGCTAAAGAATTGATAGAGGCTGCTGTATAG
- a CDS encoding M23 family metallopeptidase, whose translation MGKEKYIYNKHTLRYEKANVSFKQQLLRISGVVGCIAAYTALIFALSPNKSTSSQAKELADMKQKYEAMNYQLDIMSSALNNIHDRDDAIYRQVLEMEPTDQGIWNGGRGGSDKYADLRNLSDSELLIATSKKLEKLRHQLAVSAESQDAIIKQAQDKEKMLGAIPSIRPIRNLKKKIQHLSGFGYRTHPVFKTRKMHTGIDFGARKGTPIYATGDGKIVRVEYKKTGYGRNVVIDHGFGYQTLYGHMSKVECKVGQKVKRGEVIGLVGSTGTSTSPHVHYEVVYKGKKINPLPFCLDGLSTEEYKQFVSDATAENQAMSIE comes from the coding sequence ATGGGAAAAGAAAAGTATATCTATAATAAGCACACTCTCCGCTATGAAAAAGCTAACGTGTCATTCAAGCAACAATTGCTTAGAATATCTGGAGTGGTAGGATGTATAGCAGCTTACACTGCGCTTATTTTCGCTTTGTCCCCGAATAAAAGTACTTCTTCTCAAGCTAAGGAATTGGCTGACATGAAGCAAAAGTATGAGGCCATGAATTATCAACTCGATATAATGAGTAGTGCCTTAAACAATATTCACGACAGAGATGATGCTATTTATCGCCAAGTTCTTGAGATGGAACCAACCGACCAAGGTATTTGGAATGGTGGACGTGGAGGAAGTGATAAATATGCTGATTTGCGAAATCTTTCTGATAGTGAATTATTGATTGCTACTAGCAAAAAATTAGAAAAACTAAGACATCAATTAGCTGTTTCTGCGGAATCACAAGATGCGATCATAAAACAAGCCCAAGATAAAGAAAAAATGTTGGGAGCAATTCCTTCTATTCGCCCTATTCGCAATCTAAAGAAAAAGATTCAACACCTTTCTGGTTTTGGTTATCGTACCCATCCCGTTTTCAAAACTCGTAAAATGCATACGGGAATAGATTTTGGCGCTCGTAAAGGTACTCCAATCTATGCAACTGGTGATGGGAAAATAGTTCGAGTTGAATATAAGAAAACAGGTTATGGTAGAAACGTTGTTATCGATCATGGCTTCGGTTATCAAACACTTTATGGGCACATGTCTAAGGTAGAGTGTAAAGTTGGACAAAAGGTAAAAAGAGGAGAAGTTATTGGTTTGGTAGGAAGTACAGGAACATCTACTTCACCTCATGTTCATTACGAAGTAGTTTATAAAGGGAAAAAGATCAACCCACTTCCATTTTGCTTGGATGGTTTGAGTACAGAAGAATACAAACAATTCGTAAGTGATGCAACAGCTGAAAACCAAGCAATGTCTATAGAATAG